The window CCTGGTGGATCGCCAACTTGCAACACGTAGAAGTCTTCGGCGCGGATAAACTCCAGTCCGTTATAAAACCCTCGCTCCACCAAGTCCACAAAGTTACCCGCCGTGACTGGGGCACTGTAACCATCAAGCACGACCGTTAAGTTCCCTTTGTTGGTGGTCATTTCTACAGTAGCGCGGCCTTTGAGCTGAGGCAGGTGACTGTACTCTGAGGGTACCTCGAAGGGAAATTCCCCCATCATCAACTCTTCGAGTTCACCCACTTGATCGAGGATTTGACGCCGTAGGCTCAAGATCGTTTCTTTATCTTTCGCTTCAACCGCTTCTCGGATTGAGGTAATGCCTTGATTCATTTGAGCAATCAAAGCTTCGGCTTGGGGTTGTTTCTCAATCGGGATGTCGGCGAGAAGTTTCTCGGTGCGATCGCTTAAAATTGTCGCCGCTTTGGTAATATCTCTACCGACCGGACTCCAGCGCTTAGCCCGTAATTGTGTGGAAATATCTTCAAGACTGGCTTGAATATCCCGCACAAACTGATTATCAATCGGTAGGGAATATCGCAATAAAGCTTTGCCATCTGTGATCGCATTTCCCACAGGTAATCGGCTTTCGCGGGCGGGTTGGCTGTTGCCCCCATCCCACCAAGCCCCAGACAAACCGAGGGAGAGCGTAACTAAGAGCAGCGCTAGGAGGCTGGTCTTTGTCAAGCGTTTGTACCAATCAAGCTTGAGAATTTTTGAAAATCGCATAGCTATATCACTGAAGACTTCGCACCATTCGGTTTGAGGCTTATCCACAGCATGAAAGAACTTTATTTTTCATCTTGCCATGAAGGGTTACACCTGAGACGATTGCAGGTTGAAGCTGAGCAGGGTGAGCCAGTCGGTAGATTCTCAATGAAACCGCGTTTTTTAACCTTGAGCCTTGCAACTTTCCCACCTCTAA of the Allocoleopsis franciscana PCC 7113 genome contains:
- a CDS encoding peptidylprolyl isomerase — protein: MRFSKILKLDWYKRLTKTSLLALLLVTLSLGLSGAWWDGGNSQPARESRLPVGNAITDGKALLRYSLPIDNQFVRDIQASLEDISTQLRAKRWSPVGRDITKAATILSDRTEKLLADIPIEKQPQAEALIAQMNQGITSIREAVEAKDKETILSLRRQILDQVGELEELMMGEFPFEVPSEYSHLPQLKGRATVEMTTNKGNLTVVLDGYSAPVTAGNFVDLVERGFYNGLEFIRAEDFYVLQVGDPPGKEEGFVDPATGEYRAIPLEVLVRGDSEPVYGITLEDAGRYRDQPVLPFSAYGTVAMARPGDDPNGGSSQFFFFLFEPELTPAGLNLLDGRYSVFGYLVEGKEVLEKLKEGDVIQSAKVVKGAENLVTPQVAEASSGQEQALTKPDEIESAKVVEEAENVVDSQVTEAIAEKEAVITPNSQPTILDTPTS